In Castanea sativa cultivar Marrone di Chiusa Pesio chromosome 6, ASM4071231v1, a single window of DNA contains:
- the LOC142638999 gene encoding anthranilate N-methyltransferase-like, translating to MATAAAAAAAAASSSSAQTHIFIDPTTIIDNQEPQRIQRREEEEAFSEAVELVYGSMLPMAIHTAIDLGVFDILANVGSSVKLSAEEIVAQMPTTNPDAPAMINRICSLLVHHGVLGVPFDDDTSRRRYCLTSVSKYFARGNQLDGVSLAPLMDLVHDKVYLDSWSQLKNAILEGGLPFNKVHGMHAYEHAGRDGRFSQVFNTAMFSHAAIVVKKILESSKGFENLKQVVDVGGGIGVALNLITSKYPNIKGINFDLPHVIKHAPPFPGVKHVAGDMFESVPKGDAIFLNGILRDWSDNRCLKLLKNCYNSLPKDGKVIVVEQILPTYPEMTTTARGKSLLDMLMMTQKPGGKVRMQHELVDLAYGAGFKTICFTCSVCNSVVMEFIKKDMESVSFAL from the exons ATGGCTACTGCTGCTGCCGCTGCCGCTGCTGCGGCTTCATCATCTTCAGCACAAACCCACATCTTCATCGACCCAACAACAATCATTGACAACCAAGAACCACAACGCattcaaagaagagaagaagaagaagctttctCTGAGGCCGTGGAACTGGTGTACGGGTCAATGCTACCCATGGCTATACACACAGCCATAGACCTTGGTGTCTTTGACATCTTGGCCAATGTGGGTTCCAGTGTCAAGCTCTCCGCTGAGGAGATTGTGGCCCAAATGCCCACTACGAACCCGGACGCACCAGCCATGATTAACCGCATTTGTAGCCTACTGGTGCACCATGGCGTGCTTGGTGTCCCTTTTGATGATGATACTTCTCGCAGGCGATACTGTCTCACTTCAGTGTCCAAGTACTTTGCGCGTGGTAACCAACTAGATGGGGTTTCCTTGGCACCCTTGATGGATTTGGTTCATGACAAAGTCTACTTGGATAGCTG GTCTCAACTGAAGAATGCCATTCTTGAAGGCGGACTTCCATTTAACAAGGTCCATGGAATGCATGCCTATGAGCATGCTGGCAGGGACGGCAGGTTCAGTCAAGTTTTCAACACAGCAATGTTCAGCCACGCTGCCATAGTTGTTAAGAAGATCCTTGAGTCCTCCAAAGGTTTTGAGAACCTCAAGCAGGTGGTTGATGTTGGTGGTGGCATTGGAGTGGCACTTAACTTAATCACTTCCAAATACCCCAATATAAAGGGCATTAACTTTGACTTGCCTCATGTCATAAAACATGCCCCACCCTTTCCTG GTGTGAAACATGTAGCGGGAGATATGTTCGAGAGTGTTCCAAAAGGAGATGCCATATTTTTGAAt GGAATACTTCGTGATTGGAGTGACAATCGCTGCTTGAAGTTGTTGAAGAACTGCTACAATTCTCTTCCAAAAGATGGAAAGGTAATCGTTGTGGAGCAAATTCTTCCAACTTACCCAGAGATGACCACTACTGCAAGGGGCAAATCTCTACTTGATATGCTTATGATGACTCAAAAACCGGGAGGAAAGGTGCGGATGCAACACGAATTGGTTGACTTGGCATATGGAGCTGGATTTAAGACCATTTGTTTTACTTGTTCTGTCTGTAATTCGGTTGTTATGGAGTTCATTAAGAAAGATATGGAATCTGTATCATTTGCGCTGTAG